From a single Patescibacteria group bacterium genomic region:
- a CDS encoding exodeoxyribonuclease VII small subunit — translation MEKNKLKDSLKKLEGIISWFDEQKEVDVEAGLEKVKTGVDLIKASRARLKEIENEFEEVKKGLEE, via the coding sequence ATGGAAAAAAATAAATTAAAGGACTCATTAAAAAAATTAGAAGGGATTATTAGTTGGTTTGACGAACAAAAAGAAGTTGATGTGGAGGCGGGGCTTGAAAAAGTTAAAACAGGGGTCGATTTGATTAAAGCAAGCCGCGCGCGGTTGAAGGAAATTGAAAATGAGTTTGAGGAAGTTAAGAAGGGTTTAGAAGAGTAA
- the xseA gene encoding exodeoxyribonuclease VII large subunit gives MDILQKLKGWREVAARNEGVPLFRVFPNSVLEEIAEAAPKNKEGLLAIKGIKERKFEKYGEDILVIVNEGEEKEEENDEKKPLTVSGYLDLLNLNLQKQGARVKGEISSLDIRGGYLFFTLKDKNDGSALSCFMWASDYQMCGIAFEEGMEIIVEGYPKVYKPRGSLSFQVLSAELVGEGALKKAYEELKKKLEGEGLFAPERKKPISEFPQRIGLITSKTGAVIHDFLNNLGRRGYKISFFNSTVEGQAAVRDLISAVDYFKDKKLDVLVIIRGGGSLESLQAFNNENLVRKIADFGVPVICGIGHDKDVPLASLAADLMTSTPTAVAVALNKSWENALANVKIFERDLIYKYQEVFNQEQRLLENLIRGLKQHSEFVFKRFETVKNKLKDKLSEMGYSLKNIRGKLDNYLNQFLVDFQGGLDYLNNHLNNAKKQLESADPKRQLKLGYSIASASGKILRSVRQVEPGQGVDIRVADGKIKTRVESVD, from the coding sequence ATGGATATCTTGCAAAAATTAAAAGGTTGGCGGGAGGTTGCGGCTCGGAATGAGGGAGTTCCGCTTTTTCGTGTTTTCCCTAATAGCGTTTTGGAAGAGATCGCAGAAGCGGCGCCAAAAAACAAAGAAGGGCTTTTGGCGATTAAGGGAATTAAAGAGAGGAAGTTTGAGAAATACGGGGAGGATATTTTGGTGATTGTGAATGAGGGAGAAGAGAAAGAAGAAGAGAACGATGAAAAAAAACCTTTGACCGTGAGCGGGTATTTGGATTTGCTTAATCTTAATTTACAAAAACAAGGCGCGCGCGTGAAGGGAGAAATTAGCAGTTTAGATATTCGTGGCGGCTATTTATTCTTCACTTTGAAAGACAAAAACGACGGAAGCGCTTTAAGTTGTTTTATGTGGGCGAGCGATTATCAGATGTGCGGAATTGCGTTTGAAGAGGGGATGGAGATTATTGTGGAAGGATATCCGAAGGTGTATAAGCCGCGAGGGAGTTTGTCTTTTCAGGTCTTGTCGGCGGAATTAGTTGGCGAAGGCGCGCTCAAAAAGGCCTACGAAGAGTTAAAGAAAAAACTGGAAGGTGAAGGACTTTTTGCGCCGGAAAGGAAAAAACCCATTTCTGAATTCCCGCAAAGGATTGGCTTGATCACCTCCAAAACAGGCGCGGTCATTCATGATTTTTTGAATAATTTAGGCAGGCGGGGATACAAAATCAGTTTTTTTAATTCAACGGTGGAAGGCCAGGCGGCGGTTCGCGACTTAATTTCGGCAGTTGACTATTTTAAAGACAAAAAGTTAGATGTTTTAGTCATTATCCGAGGGGGCGGGAGTTTAGAAAGTTTACAGGCCTTTAATAATGAAAACTTGGTCAGAAAAATCGCCGATTTTGGCGTTCCTGTCATTTGCGGCATCGGGCACGACAAAGATGTCCCGCTTGCCTCATTGGCGGCTGATTTAATGACATCAACGCCCACGGCCGTCGCGGTCGCCTTGAATAAATCGTGGGAAAACGCGCTTGCGAATGTCAAAATCTTTGAACGGGATTTAATCTATAAATATCAGGAAGTTTTTAATCAAGAGCAGAGATTGTTGGAAAATTTAATTAGGGGATTAAAACAGCATTCTGAATTTGTTTTCAAAAGATTTGAAACAGTCAAAAACAAATTAAAAGATAAATTATCAGAGATGGGATATTCACTCAAAAACATCAGAGGAAAATTGGATAATTATCTCAATCAATTTTTAGTTGATTTTCAGGGAGGACTGGATTATTTAAATAATCATTTAAACAACGCGAAAAAACAGCTTGAGTCCGCCGACCCAAAAAGGCAGTTAAAACTTGGGTATAGCATCGCTTCAGCGAGTGGAAAAATATTAAGAAGCGTTCGGCAGGTCGAGCCAGGACAAGGGGTTGATATTCGCGTCGCAGATGGTAAAATAAAGACAAGAGTGGAGAGTGTGGATTAA